In the Camarhynchus parvulus chromosome 25, STF_HiC, whole genome shotgun sequence genome, GCTCCAGCAGATCCCACCACGGCCTGCTgcgggaaggagctgaggatggggccGGGGAAGGTGACCACCACCGGGGGCGGCTGGATGAGGGCGGTGGAGTCCGGACACTGCCGGACACACGGCTCGTTGCAGCTGTTGGCCACGGGCTGCGGGCAGGAGATGCCGCCGGCGGTGGGGCAGAGGTCGTAGCAGGACATTTCCTGGCAGGGGTGGAGGGTCCTGGaaggcagagaaggagctgctgaaaaCTGAGGAGCTACGGGAGGGGCaggtgggggtttgggggagctgggaaatgggggaagACATCCccaggggaaaaattggggtgggagaggagcaagtttggggttgggatgggatgggagatgGAAGTGCgatggagatgggatgggatgggatgggatgggatgggatgggatgggatgggatgggatgggatgggatgggatgggatgggatgggatgggatgggatgggatgaaaatgggatgggatgaaaatgggatggaaatggaaatgggatggagatggaaacaggatgggatgggataggatgggatgagatggagatggagatggagatggagatggagatgatggagatggagattgagatggagatggaaatggaaatggaaatgggatgggatgaaaatgggatggaaatggaaatgggatAGAGATGGAAATGGGATAGAGATGGAAATGGAGCAGGATGGAAATGGGATGAAGATGGGATGAAACAGGTTGAAACAGGATGGAGATGGGATAGGAAAgaatggggtgggatggagatgggataGGATGGAAGGAGCACAATTCCTTCATCAGataaaaatatggatttaaaatatttttccacctGGATATCTGGCCATAAAAGCCTTTggt is a window encoding:
- the LOC115913382 gene encoding scale keratin-like, with translation MSCYDLCPTAGGISCPQPVANSCNEPCVRQCPDSTALIQPPPVVVTFPGPILSSFPQQAVVGSAGAPVFGGSQGFGSLYGSGAFPGYGARSAYGISALAGGSCGPSASRRFSRLLRGSCGPC